From the Lolium rigidum isolate FL_2022 chromosome 2, APGP_CSIRO_Lrig_0.1, whole genome shotgun sequence genome, one window contains:
- the LOC124687506 gene encoding probable WRKY transcription factor 12 yields the protein MQFDQNEEALMISSEHCGLYPLPALYRHSSSANHPAQTIVCEKPTAGFVPSFGAEEVSTSVTMRAGFEGASCNGHSGTWWRGSMAGEKGKMKLRRKMREPRFCFQTRSDVDVLDDGYKWRKYGQKVVKNSLHPRSYFRCTHSNCRVKKRVERLSTDCRMVITTYEGRHTHSPCDDTSSSGDHTTTCFSSF from the exons ATGCAATTCGACCAGAACGAGGAAGCCTTGATGATCTCCTCTGAACATTGTGGGCTATACCCGTTGCCCGCGCTTTACCGCCACTCCAGCTCTGCCAACCACCCCGCACAGACCATCGTTTGCGAGAAGCCCACCGCCGGTTTCGTGCCCAGTTTTGGGGCTGAGGAG GTGAGCACCTCGGTGACGATGAGAGCTGGCTTTGAGGGTGCTAGCTGTAATGGTCATTCCGGTACATG GTGGAGGGGTTCCATGGCAGGGGAGAAGGGGAAGATGAagctgaggaggaagatgagggagCCGAGGTTCTGCTTCCAGACCAGAAGCGACGTTGATGTTCTGGATGATGGATACAAGTGGAGGAAATACGGGCAGAAGGTTGTCAAGAACAGTCTACATCCCAG GAGCTACTTCAGGTGCACCCACAGCAACTGCCGCGTGAAGAAGCGTGTGGAGAGGCTTTCGACCGACTGCCGCATGGTGATTACCACGTACGAGGGGCGCCACACGCACTCCCCATGCGAcgacacctcctcctccggcgaccacaccACCACCTGCTTCAGCTCCTTCTAG